One Roseburia rectibacter DNA window includes the following coding sequences:
- the ilvC gene encoding ketol-acid reductoisomerase: MAAKIFYQEDCNLSLLDGKTIAIIGYGSQGHAHALNLKDSGCHVIIGLYEGSKSWAKAEKQGFEVYTTAEAAKKADIIMILINDEKQADMYKKDIEPNLEAGNMLMFAHGFNIHFGCIVPPKDVDVTMIAPKAPGHTVRSEYQAGKGTPCLIAVEQDATGKAQDLALAYALGIGGARAGVLETTFRTETETDLFGEQAVLCGGVCALMQAGFETLCEAGYDPRNAYFECIHEMKLIVDLIYQSGFEGMRYSISNTAEYGDYITGPKIITEDTKKAMKQILSDIQDGTFAKDFLLDMSPAGRQVHFKAMRKKAAEHPSEQVGKEIRKLYSWNNEEDKLINN; encoded by the coding sequence ATGGCAGCAAAAATATTTTATCAGGAAGACTGTAACCTTTCACTTTTAGACGGAAAGACGATCGCAATTATCGGCTACGGCAGTCAGGGACATGCACATGCATTGAACTTAAAAGATTCCGGATGCCATGTTATCATTGGTCTTTATGAAGGAAGCAAATCCTGGGCAAAAGCTGAGAAGCAGGGATTTGAAGTATATACAACAGCAGAGGCAGCAAAGAAAGCTGATATCATCATGATACTGATTAACGATGAAAAACAGGCAGATATGTACAAAAAAGATATCGAGCCAAACCTTGAGGCAGGCAATATGTTAATGTTTGCACATGGTTTCAATATCCATTTCGGATGTATCGTACCTCCAAAGGATGTAGATGTTACTATGATCGCTCCGAAAGCTCCGGGACATACCGTACGTTCTGAGTATCAGGCTGGAAAAGGAACACCTTGTCTGATCGCTGTTGAGCAGGATGCAACAGGAAAAGCACAGGATCTTGCATTAGCATATGCACTTGGTATCGGTGGAGCAAGAGCCGGTGTTCTTGAGACAACATTCCGTACCGAGACAGAGACAGACCTTTTTGGTGAGCAGGCAGTTCTTTGCGGTGGTGTCTGTGCATTAATGCAGGCAGGTTTCGAGACATTATGCGAAGCTGGTTATGATCCAAGAAATGCATACTTCGAGTGTATCCATGAGATGAAACTGATCGTAGACTTAATCTACCAGTCAGGTTTCGAGGGAATGAGATATTCTATCTCCAACACAGCAGAGTATGGTGATTATATTACAGGACCGAAGATCATCACAGAAGATACAAAGAAGGCAATGAAACAGATCCTTTCCGATATTCAGGATGGTACATTTGCAAAAGACTTCTTACTGGATATGTCTCCGGCAGGACGTCAGGTTCACTTCAAAGCTATGAGAAAGAAAGCTGCAGAGCATCCATCAGAGCAGGTTGGTAAAGAGATCCGTAAACTGTATAGCTGGAACAATGAAGAAGATAAATTAATCAACAACTAA
- the ilvN gene encoding acetolactate synthase small subunit, translating into MRKQVLSLLVENNPGVTSHISGLFSRRGYNIDSFSSGVTADPRYTRITIVATGDEQILEQIEKQLAKLEDVVDIKKLENGSSVTRELILVKVRAKDTERQPILNVTEIFHGKVVDVTHDSMVIELTGHQDKLDAFLDLLSGYEILELARTGLTGLSRGISDVVMLDEDGKRVSL; encoded by the coding sequence ATGAGAAAACAGGTATTATCTCTATTAGTGGAGAATAACCCGGGTGTGACAAGTCATATTTCAGGACTTTTCAGCAGAAGAGGTTACAACATTGACAGTTTTTCTTCCGGTGTGACCGCAGATCCGAGATATACAAGGATTACGATCGTTGCGACCGGTGATGAGCAGATCTTAGAGCAGATTGAGAAACAGCTTGCAAAGTTGGAAGATGTTGTTGATATCAAAAAACTTGAAAATGGCTCGTCAGTGACAAGAGAACTGATCTTGGTTAAGGTTCGTGCGAAAGATACAGAACGCCAGCCAATCTTAAATGTAACAGAGATCTTTCATGGGAAAGTTGTAGATGTGACCCATGATTCGATGGTAATCGAGCTGACAGGACATCAGGATAAGTTAGATGCTTTCCTTGATCTTTTGTCCGGATATGAGATATTAGAGCTTGCACGTACCGGACTGACCGGATTGTCGAGAGGCATTTCCGATGTCGTTATGTTAGACGAAGACGGCAAAAGAGTATCATTATAA
- a CDS encoding permease, with product MLLIRMVLLFTGLLMAIVPGVCTRKDQRGDLNAEKRIRQIGVWFVAAAVIWIITAKFI from the coding sequence ATGTTATTGATTCGGATGGTATTACTTTTTACAGGACTTCTTATGGCAATCGTGCCAGGAGTATGTACAAGAAAAGACCAGAGGGGTGATCTGAATGCCGAAAAGCGGATCAGACAGATTGGTGTCTGGTTTGTTGCTGCTGCGGTTATATGGATCATTACCGCAAAATTTATCTGA